Proteins from a genomic interval of Diospyros lotus cultivar Yz01 chromosome 6, ASM1463336v1, whole genome shotgun sequence:
- the LOC127804289 gene encoding glutathione S-transferase DHAR3, chloroplastic: MSTARLHPFASPLATTIENLAGNLHFARSRPILTSNLGHRRRRTIKRSLTVSSSAVSDPLEVCVKASLTTPNKLGDCPFTQRVLLTLEEKHLPYDMKLVDLAKKPEWFLEISPEGKVPVIKIDEKWIADSDVITQALEEKFPNPPLATPPEKASVGSKIFSTFIGFLKSKDPNDGTEQALLGELTAFNDYLKENGPFVNGKAVSAADLSLGPKLYHLEIALGHYKNWSVPDSLPYVKSYMKTIFSMDSFVKTRALTQDVIEGWRPKVMG, encoded by the exons ATGTCGACCGCCAGGCTACATCCCTTTGCCTCGCCTCTTGCGACAACCATCGAAAACCTTGCCGGCAACCTCCATTTCGCTCGCAGCCGCCCCATTTTGACCTCAAATTTGGGCCACAGGAGGCGACGTACGATCAAGAGGAGCCTCACCGTGTCCTCTTCGGCCGTCTCCGACCCCCTCGAGGTCTGCGTCAAAGCTTCCCTCACTACCCCTAACAAGCTCGGCGACT GCCCCTTTACGCAAAGGGTTTTGCTGACTCTGGAGGAGAAGCATCTGCCTTATGACATGAAGCTGGTTGATCTGGCCAAAAAACCAGAGTG GTTCTTGGAGATAAGTCCAGAGGGTAAAGTTCCAGTGATAAAAATTGATGAGAAGTGGATTGCGGATTCGGATGTCATCACCCAAGCATTGGAAGAGAAGTTCCCTAATCCACCTTTGGCAACACCGCCAGAGAAGGCTTCAGT TGGATCAAAGATCTTTTCCACCTTCATTGGTTTTCTTAAAAGCAAAGACCCCAATGATGGAACAGAGCAAGCATTGCTCGGCGAACTGACTGCTTTCAATGATTATCTCAAAGAAAAT GGCCCTTTTGTGAATGGAAAAGCAGTATCTGCTGCAGACTTGTCCCTTGGACCAAAGCTATACCACTTAGAGATTGCACTGGGGCACTACAAAAATTGGTCTGTTCCAGATTCACTTCCTTATGTGAAGTCCTACATGAAG ACCATATTCTCCATGGATTCATTTGTCAAAACACGGGCATTGACACAGGATGTGATTGAGGGTTGGCGACCAAAAGTGATGGGTTAA
- the LOC127804288 gene encoding geranylgeranyl pyrophosphate synthase, chloroplastic-like produces MASDPVNFSNSMSCDSDQNLSSIQSGVNFSSLGKPLHVEESTGSPDNYQVSDFQFEEYMKKKAIDVNKALDEAVPLQEPVKIHEAMRYSLLPGGKRVRPVLCIASCELVGGDELLAIPMACAVEMIHAMSLIHDDLPCMDNDGLRRGKPSNHKAFGEAMAILAGDALLSLAFEHVAARTVHVSPDRVVRAIAELGSAVGSEGLVAGQVVDICSEGKQVNLNELEYIHVHKTAKLLEASVVCGAIMGGGNVNEVERLRKYARCIGLLFQVVDDVLDATKSSEELGKTAGKDLATNKATYTKLMGLDKAQKFASELLTKAMEELHYFDPKKAAPLYHLANYIAHRQN; encoded by the coding sequence CCACTACATGTTGAAGAATCCACAGGCAGCCCAGACAACTACCAAGTTTCAGATTTTCAATTCGAAGAATACATGAAGAAGAAGGCAATTGACGTGAACAAAGCGCTAGATGAGGCAGTTCCATTACAGGAACCGGTAAAGATTCACGAGGCTATGAGGTACTCTCTTCTTCCTGGGGGAAAGCGTGTAAGACCGGTCCTGTGCATCGCTTCCTGTGAGTTGGTGGGAGGAGATGAGTTGCTGGCGATCCCTATGGCTTGTGCTGTGGAAATGATCCACGCCATGTCACTTATCCACGATGACCTGCCATGCATGGACAACGATGGCCTTCGGAGAGGCAAGCCCTCCAACCACAAGGCTTTTGGCGAAGCCATGGCTATTCTAGCTGGTGATGCTCTCCTTTCCCTTGCTTTCGAGCATGTAGCAGCGAGGACTGTTCATGTTTCACCTGACCGGGTGGTTAGAGCAATTGCTGAACTGGGTTCAGCGGTTGGGTCAGAAGGGCTTGTGGCGGGGCAAGTTGTGGACATTTGTAGTGAAGGGAAGCAAGTGAATTTGAATGAGCTGGAATACATTCATGTGCACAAAACAGCCAAGCTCCTGGAGGCTTCAGTAGTATGTGGGGCGATCATGGGAGGAGGGAATGTGAATGAGGTGGAGAGGCTGAGGAAGTATGCTAGGTGTATTGGGTTGTTGTTTCAGGTGGTTGATGATGTTTTGGATGCCACCAAGTCATCGGAGGAGTTGGGGAAGACTGCAGGGAAGGATTTGGCCACCAATAAGGCGACCTATACGAAGCTGATGGGCCTGGACAAGGCTCAGAAGTTTGCCAGTGAACTCTTGACCAAAGCCATGGAAGAGCTTCACTACTTCGACCCAAAAAAGGCTGCACCACTATATCACTTGGCTAACTACATTGCTCATAGACAAAATTAG